A stretch of the Pseudomonas cavernicola genome encodes the following:
- the sufD gene encoding Fe-S cluster assembly protein SufD, with protein sequence MNTAASVEFLARLEPKTNGRYPTWLHELRRAAFQWVAEHGFPTAKDEAWKYTRVAPILEIPFQPAEPGASQWLSAAYVEQLAGDYGGPRLVFVNGYFAAELSALKGLPQGTRVSNLSALLRAGSGAFEPVLAHSFRAQPQAFAALNAALAEDGAFVQVPAHTTVAEPIHLVFLSTAGATPLVSHSRALVLVGAGSRVTIVESHVGSEGEVYLSNAVTEVVLDAGAVLEHYKVQNESTAAFHVALLSVRQAQGSHCAAHSSALGAALARQEVRVVLEGSGAEVALNGLYLPRGEQHLDNQTTIEHAAPRCTSRELYKGVIDDRGHGVFDGRIIVRPGAMKTDASQTNKNLLLSELAQANTQPRLEIFADDVKCAHGAAVGQIDEQAIFYLRSRGIPLAAARSLLTYAFVSEMLELIRLAPLRAHVERLVAAQLRGVEVVA encoded by the coding sequence ATGAACACCGCGGCGAGCGTGGAGTTTCTCGCGCGACTTGAGCCCAAAACCAACGGCCGGTATCCCACCTGGCTGCATGAGTTGCGCCGCGCGGCGTTCCAGTGGGTGGCCGAGCACGGCTTTCCCACGGCAAAGGACGAGGCGTGGAAGTACACGCGAGTCGCGCCCATCTTGGAGATCCCTTTCCAACCGGCCGAGCCGGGCGCGAGCCAATGGCTGTCGGCCGCGTACGTCGAGCAGCTCGCCGGCGACTACGGTGGCCCGCGGCTGGTCTTCGTCAATGGCTATTTCGCCGCTGAGCTATCGGCGCTCAAGGGGCTGCCTCAAGGTACTCGGGTGAGCAACCTGTCTGCGCTGCTCCGCGCGGGCAGCGGGGCCTTCGAACCCGTGCTCGCGCATTCGTTCCGGGCGCAGCCGCAGGCCTTCGCGGCGCTCAATGCGGCCCTCGCCGAGGACGGGGCGTTCGTGCAGGTCCCAGCGCACACGACGGTTGCCGAACCAATCCACCTGGTATTCCTCTCGACCGCAGGCGCCACGCCGCTGGTGTCGCATTCGCGCGCCTTGGTGCTGGTGGGGGCCGGGAGCCGCGTGACAATAGTAGAAAGCCACGTCGGCAGCGAAGGTGAGGTCTACCTCAGCAATGCCGTCACCGAGGTCGTGCTCGACGCGGGCGCGGTACTCGAGCATTACAAGGTGCAGAACGAGAGCACGGCGGCGTTCCATGTCGCGCTGCTCAGCGTGCGCCAGGCCCAGGGCAGTCACTGTGCCGCGCACTCGTCGGCACTCGGCGCGGCGCTCGCGCGGCAGGAGGTACGGGTCGTGCTCGAGGGCTCCGGCGCGGAGGTCGCCCTGAACGGCCTGTATCTGCCTCGGGGCGAGCAGCACCTCGACAACCAGACGACCATCGAGCACGCGGCGCCGCGCTGCACCAGCCGCGAACTCTACAAGGGCGTGATCGATGATCGCGGGCACGGGGTCTTCGACGGGCGGATCATAGTGCGCCCTGGCGCGATGAAGACGGATGCCAGCCAGACCAACAAGAATCTCTTGTTGTCGGAGTTGGCCCAGGCCAACACCCAGCCACGGCTGGAGATCTTCGCCGATGACGTCAAGTGCGCCCACGGCGCCGCCGTCGGCCAAATCGATGAGCAGGCTATTTTCTACCTGCGCTCGCGAGGGATTCCCCTGGCGGCGGCGCGGTCTCTGCTGACCTACGCGTTCGTCAGCGAGATGCTGGAGCTCATTCGCCTGGCGCCGCTGCGGGCCCATGTGGAGCGACTGGTCGCCGCGCAGTTACGAGGCGTGGAGGTGGTGGCATGA
- a CDS encoding amidohydrolase family protein, with the protein MNRPLRIGLKASCVVGFDGRQHVLWRDGEVVFEGARILFVGRGFPGEVDQWIDHGNALIGPGFIDLDALGDLDSTVLTLDNGDERRMGRMWSEEYLATGPRESYSFDEEVFKYRYAFTQLIRNGITTAMPITSMYYREWAETYDEFAAVAGVAAELGLRAYLGPCYMSGMSYLCADGSLAQHWDEARGLTGLDAAERFFRNFDGAHDGLIRGALLPDRIQTCTPALLQHTAALSRELDAPVRLHCCQSPGEYALVQQLRGHSPLGWLQQLDLLGPRSLLPHGIYTSGDDDLRRLVDGGASLVHCPVVFARDGEALNSFGRYRALGINLGLGTDTWPADLLDNMRQGLNIARLMEGNAEQTSALDMYNAATLGGAQALGRDDLGRLAPGAKADITVFDLGGLHLGPLFDPLKNLLLAGRGDDCIASYIDGRCVMQHGQVQGVDYRALQQQAQQQFHTLMRSHSDRAFGQPDWRGLFKPAIPFADAYSAAAPLCAASTPQD; encoded by the coding sequence GTGAACCGGCCCCTGCGCATCGGCCTCAAAGCCAGTTGCGTGGTCGGCTTCGATGGCCGCCAGCATGTGCTCTGGCGCGACGGCGAAGTGGTGTTCGAAGGGGCGCGCATCCTCTTCGTCGGCCGCGGCTTTCCTGGCGAGGTCGACCAATGGATCGATCATGGCAACGCCCTGATCGGCCCCGGCTTCATTGACCTCGACGCACTCGGCGACCTCGACTCCACGGTGCTCACCCTGGACAACGGCGACGAGCGCCGCATGGGGCGCATGTGGTCCGAGGAGTACCTCGCCACCGGCCCGCGCGAGAGCTACTCCTTCGACGAAGAAGTGTTCAAGTACCGCTACGCCTTCACCCAGCTGATTCGCAACGGCATCACCACCGCCATGCCGATCACCTCCATGTACTACCGCGAGTGGGCCGAAACCTACGATGAGTTCGCCGCCGTGGCCGGCGTAGCCGCTGAACTGGGGCTGCGCGCCTACCTCGGCCCCTGCTACATGAGTGGCATGAGCTACCTTTGCGCCGACGGCAGCCTGGCCCAGCACTGGGACGAAGCCCGTGGCCTGACCGGACTGGACGCCGCCGAACGCTTCTTCCGCAACTTCGACGGCGCCCACGATGGACTGATTCGTGGCGCCCTGCTGCCTGACCGTATCCAGACCTGCACCCCGGCCCTGCTGCAACACACCGCTGCACTCAGCCGCGAACTGGATGCACCAGTGCGCCTGCACTGCTGCCAGTCCCCCGGCGAATACGCGCTGGTGCAGCAGCTACGCGGTCACTCGCCGCTGGGCTGGCTGCAGCAACTCGACCTGCTCGGTCCGCGCAGCCTGCTGCCCCACGGCATCTACACCAGCGGCGACGACGACCTGCGACGCCTGGTGGACGGCGGCGCGAGCCTGGTGCACTGCCCGGTGGTATTCGCCCGCGATGGCGAAGCGTTGAATTCCTTCGGCCGCTACCGCGCGCTGGGCATCAACCTGGGGCTGGGCACCGACACCTGGCCGGCGGATCTGCTGGACAACATGCGCCAGGGCCTGAACATCGCCCGACTGATGGAAGGCAACGCCGAACAGACCAGCGCACTGGATATGTACAACGCCGCCACCCTCGGCGGCGCCCAGGCCCTCGGCCGCGACGACCTCGGCCGTCTGGCGCCTGGAGCCAAGGCCGATATCACGGTGTTCGATCTCGGCGGCTTGCACCTCGGGCCGCTGTTCGACCCGCTGAAAAACCTGCTCCTCGCCGGTCGCGGCGACGACTGCATCGCCAGCTATATCGACGGCCGCTGCGTGATGCAGCACGGCCAGGTGCAAGGTGTGGACTACCGCGCCCTGCAGCAACAGGCCCAGCAGCAATTCCACACGCTGATGCGCAGCCATAGCGACCGCGCCTTTGGCCAGCCGGACTGGCGCGGCCTGTTCAAGCCGGCAATCCCTTTCGCCGACGCTTATAGCGCTGCCGCGCCACTGTGCGCGGCGAGCACCCCACAAGACTGA
- the sufU gene encoding Fe-S cluster assembly sulfur transfer protein SufU encodes MSSDELRDLYQDVVIDHGKRPRNFRPIEGATRTAEGFNPLCGDQLRIYINLADGVIEDIAFQGVGCAISQASASLMTLAVKGKKQEEALALFARVHSLLTEGPNAKVTAAELGKLAVLSGVWEFPVRVKCATLAWHTLRSALEGGGSQVSTE; translated from the coding sequence ATGAGCAGCGATGAGCTGCGCGACCTTTACCAGGACGTGGTTATCGACCACGGCAAGCGGCCGCGCAATTTCCGCCCGATCGAGGGCGCTACCCGCACGGCGGAGGGTTTCAATCCGCTGTGCGGCGATCAGCTCAGGATCTATATCAATCTCGCGGACGGCGTGATCGAAGACATTGCCTTCCAGGGGGTCGGCTGCGCCATTTCCCAGGCTTCGGCTTCGTTGATGACCCTGGCGGTCAAGGGAAAAAAGCAAGAGGAGGCGCTGGCGCTCTTTGCCCGCGTGCATTCGCTGCTGACCGAGGGGCCGAACGCCAAGGTGACAGCCGCAGAGCTCGGCAAGCTCGCGGTGCTTTCGGGGGTCTGGGAGTTTCCGGTGCGGGTCAAGTGCGCCACCCTGGCCTGGCACACACTGCGCAGCGCCCTCGAAGGGGGCGGTTCACAAGTCTCGACGGAGTAA
- a CDS encoding cysteine desulfurase has translation MSDLESSLQALPKQLDLAAGYDVERVRQAFPILAETIYGKPLIYLDSAATSQKPQAVIEAMSRFFLKENANVHRGVHYLSVRATEEYEKARAKVQGFLNAEHAEEIVFVRGTTEAVNLVAQTYGKVHVRAGDEVLISAMEHHSNIVPWQMLCEQTGAQLRVVPIDDTGELRLDELERLIGPKTRLVAVTHVSNVLGTINPIQRIVELAHGRGARVLVDGAQAAPHLKVDVRALGCDFYALSGHKMYGPTGIGVLYGRRELLEEMPPYQGGGDMILSVSFEKTVYNKPPYRFEAGTPNMAGAIGLGAAIDFLDELGPEAIAAHEQTVLAYALKALAAVPGLRLIGTAKDKVSVISFVLDGIHPHDIGTILDREGVAIRTGHHCAQPLMQRFGLAATARASLGCYSTEQDIDALVAGLAKVQEVFR, from the coding sequence ATGAGTGACCTCGAAAGCAGCCTTCAGGCACTACCGAAACAGCTCGACCTTGCGGCAGGCTACGACGTCGAGCGCGTGCGCCAGGCGTTCCCGATCCTCGCGGAGACGATCTATGGCAAGCCGCTGATTTACCTCGACAGCGCCGCGACGAGCCAGAAACCGCAGGCGGTCATCGAGGCGATGTCGCGCTTCTTCTTGAAAGAGAACGCCAACGTGCACCGTGGCGTGCATTACCTCTCCGTGCGCGCCACCGAGGAGTACGAGAAGGCTCGGGCCAAGGTCCAGGGCTTCCTCAATGCCGAGCACGCCGAGGAGATCGTCTTCGTCCGCGGTACGACCGAGGCGGTCAATCTGGTGGCGCAAACCTATGGCAAGGTTCATGTCCGCGCGGGCGACGAGGTGCTCATTAGCGCCATGGAGCACCACTCGAACATCGTGCCCTGGCAGATGCTCTGTGAACAAACCGGGGCCCAGCTGCGGGTAGTCCCCATCGACGACACTGGCGAACTCCGCCTCGATGAACTGGAACGGCTGATCGGGCCTAAGACCCGGCTGGTGGCCGTCACCCACGTCTCGAATGTGCTCGGCACCATCAATCCGATCCAGCGCATCGTCGAACTCGCCCACGGCCGAGGTGCGCGCGTGCTGGTCGATGGCGCCCAGGCAGCCCCGCACCTGAAGGTCGACGTACGCGCGCTGGGTTGCGACTTCTATGCCCTGTCGGGCCACAAGATGTACGGCCCCACCGGCATCGGCGTGCTCTATGGCCGCCGCGAGCTGCTCGAAGAGATGCCGCCCTACCAGGGCGGTGGCGACATGATCCTCTCGGTCAGCTTCGAGAAGACCGTCTACAACAAGCCGCCGTATAGGTTCGAAGCGGGTACGCCGAACATGGCCGGAGCGATTGGGCTCGGCGCGGCGATCGACTTCCTCGACGAGTTGGGGCCAGAGGCCATCGCCGCCCACGAACAGACTGTGCTGGCCTACGCGCTGAAGGCGCTCGCGGCGGTGCCCGGGCTTAGGCTGATCGGCACCGCGAAGGACAAAGTCAGCGTCATCTCGTTCGTCCTCGATGGGATTCATCCACACGATATAGGCACCATCCTCGACCGTGAGGGGGTCGCGATCCGCACCGGGCACCACTGCGCCCAGCCCCTGATGCAGCGATTCGGCCTGGCCGCCACGGCCCGCGCCTCGCTCGGCTGCTACAGCACGGAACAAGACATCGATGCGCTGGTGGCCGGTCTGGCCAAGGTCCAGGAGGTGTTCCGATGA
- a CDS encoding amidohydrolase family protein — protein sequence MADSYWLRNVRPFGGAAEDFLIGDGLIAERRPASHAPLAAGDIDGAGQLLTPALVESHIHLDKTLWGQPWRPNSAGPTLKDYIANERRVLREIDAPIAERAGALLENCIARGSLTMRCHVDIDPEFGLRHVEAMLALRERYRDLIDLELVVFPQTGLVSRPGTAELMREAMGLGVENVGGLDPCGIDNDPIAQLEIVFQLASEFDRGIDIHLHDKGELGLWQIARIADYTERHQRQGRVMISHAYCLGMAPWAQVRPLAERLAVLGISLMSSAPADCAVPPFLDLRATGVNLCLGSDGIRDAWSPMGNGDMLERAMLLAFRFDLCKDEELAAAFDAASLSGAKALGRMNYGLEIGQHADFLLLPVQTLGEAVVARPPRQVYRAGRLIAEHGRLLESRL from the coding sequence ATGGCTGACTCCTACTGGCTGCGTAATGTCCGCCCCTTTGGCGGTGCGGCCGAAGACTTTCTCATCGGCGACGGCCTGATCGCCGAGCGCCGCCCGGCTTCTCATGCGCCACTGGCCGCCGGCGATATCGACGGCGCCGGGCAGTTGCTGACCCCGGCCCTGGTGGAAAGCCATATCCACCTGGACAAGACTCTCTGGGGTCAGCCCTGGCGACCCAACAGCGCCGGGCCGACGCTGAAGGACTACATCGCGAACGAGCGCCGCGTGCTGCGCGAAATCGACGCGCCCATTGCCGAACGCGCCGGTGCCCTGCTGGAGAACTGCATCGCCCGCGGCTCGCTGACCATGCGCTGCCACGTGGATATCGACCCCGAGTTCGGCCTGCGCCATGTCGAGGCCATGCTGGCCTTGCGCGAGCGCTATCGCGACCTGATCGACCTGGAGCTGGTGGTCTTCCCGCAGACCGGACTGGTCAGCCGCCCCGGCACCGCCGAGCTGATGCGCGAGGCCATGGGCCTGGGCGTGGAGAACGTCGGCGGCCTCGATCCTTGCGGCATCGACAACGATCCCATCGCCCAGCTCGAGATCGTCTTCCAGCTGGCCAGCGAGTTCGACCGCGGCATCGATATCCACCTGCATGACAAGGGCGAGCTGGGCCTCTGGCAGATCGCCCGCATCGCCGACTACACCGAACGCCACCAGCGCCAGGGCCGGGTGATGATCAGCCACGCCTACTGCCTGGGCATGGCGCCCTGGGCGCAGGTGCGGCCGCTGGCCGAACGCCTCGCCGTCCTGGGCATCTCCCTGATGAGCTCGGCGCCGGCCGACTGCGCCGTGCCGCCTTTCCTCGATCTGCGCGCTACCGGCGTCAATCTTTGCCTCGGCTCCGACGGCATCCGCGATGCCTGGTCGCCCATGGGCAACGGCGACATGCTCGAGCGCGCCATGCTGCTGGCCTTCCGCTTCGACCTGTGCAAGGACGAGGAACTGGCCGCCGCCTTCGACGCCGCCTCCTTGAGTGGCGCCAAAGCCCTGGGGCGCATGAACTACGGCCTGGAGATCGGCCAGCACGCCGACTTCCTCCTGCTACCGGTGCAAACCCTCGGCGAAGCCGTGGTCGCGCGGCCGCCGCGCCAGGTCTATCGCGCCGGCCGGCTGATCGCCGAACACGGCCGCTTGCTGGAAAGCCGTCTGTGA
- a CDS encoding thioredoxin domain-containing protein: MSNRLAKETSPYLRQHAQNPVDWYPWGEEAFRRARDEDKPIHLSLGYAACHWCHVMAHESFENPEVARLMNERFINIKVDRQERPDLDDIYQKVVQMLGQGGGWPLTVFLTPQREPFFGGTYFPPQEGYGRPGFTQLLRGLSEAWQNNRAALRQNVEQFLQGYRVMETLMLEGETPPEQDQPAAAARLFAKNTDRVHGGLGKAPKFPNPACHDLVLRLYQRLHEPDLLRSLELTLDRMAAGGLYDHLGGGFARYCVDERWAVPHFEKMLYDNGQLVKLYADAYRATGKLAWRRVFEETIDYTLRDMTHPEGGFYASEDADSEGEEGKFYVWTPAQVEAVLGDADAALACRAYGVSATGNFEHGTTVLYRPTALDAAEEAQLAGLRDKLLAARAQRTRPGRDENILTSWNALMIQGLCAAYQATGTASHLDAARRAADFILERLSTPEGGLYRAWREGTAKVPGFLEDYAFLANALLDLYECGFDQRYLERATQLVELILEKFWDGGLYFTPSDGEPLVHRPRSPHDNAWPSGTSTSVFAFLRLFELTGRELYRERAEQVFAMYRAAAAQNPFGFAHLLAAQDFVQRGPIGIVIAGERSAASTLVASLQRRYLPARVLAFAEDVPIGMGRHTLAGQATAYVCRNRTCEAPVTSAVGLLERCLE, from the coding sequence ATGAGCAATCGACTTGCCAAAGAAACCTCGCCCTATCTACGGCAACACGCACAGAACCCCGTCGATTGGTACCCATGGGGTGAGGAGGCGTTCCGCCGCGCGCGCGACGAGGACAAGCCCATCCACCTGTCGCTGGGTTATGCCGCCTGCCACTGGTGTCACGTGATGGCTCACGAGTCGTTCGAGAACCCGGAGGTCGCGCGCCTGATGAACGAGCGCTTCATCAACATCAAAGTCGACCGCCAGGAGCGGCCCGATCTCGACGACATCTATCAAAAGGTCGTGCAGATGCTGGGGCAGGGCGGCGGCTGGCCGCTGACGGTGTTCCTCACCCCACAGCGCGAGCCGTTCTTCGGCGGCACCTACTTCCCGCCGCAGGAGGGCTATGGCAGGCCTGGATTCACCCAGCTCCTGCGCGGTCTGAGCGAGGCCTGGCAGAACAACCGCGCGGCGCTGCGGCAGAACGTCGAGCAGTTCCTTCAGGGTTACCGCGTCATGGAGACGCTAATGCTGGAGGGCGAGACGCCGCCGGAGCAAGATCAGCCGGCCGCCGCCGCTCGGCTGTTTGCCAAGAACACCGACCGCGTGCACGGTGGACTGGGCAAAGCCCCGAAGTTCCCCAACCCGGCCTGCCATGATCTCGTCCTGCGCCTCTATCAGCGCCTACACGAGCCGGACTTGCTGCGCTCCCTGGAGCTGACCCTCGATCGCATGGCGGCCGGTGGGCTCTACGATCACCTGGGCGGCGGCTTCGCCCGCTACTGCGTGGATGAGCGCTGGGCCGTGCCCCATTTCGAAAAGATGCTCTACGACAACGGCCAGCTCGTGAAGCTCTATGCCGACGCCTATCGCGCGACCGGCAAGCTTGCCTGGCGGCGCGTATTCGAGGAGACGATCGACTACACCCTGCGTGACATGACGCACCCCGAGGGCGGCTTCTACGCCAGCGAGGACGCCGACAGTGAGGGTGAAGAAGGCAAATTCTATGTGTGGACACCCGCGCAGGTGGAGGCCGTCCTCGGCGACGCGGACGCCGCGCTGGCCTGTCGGGCCTACGGCGTGAGCGCCACCGGCAACTTCGAGCATGGCACCACGGTGCTGTACCGCCCAACCGCACTGGATGCGGCGGAGGAAGCGCAACTGGCGGGCTTGCGCGACAAGCTGTTGGCGGCGCGAGCCCAGCGCACTCGTCCGGGGCGCGACGAGAACATCCTCACCAGTTGGAACGCGCTGATGATCCAGGGCCTCTGCGCCGCCTACCAGGCGACGGGAACCGCGAGCCACCTGGACGCCGCGAGGCGCGCCGCCGATTTCATTCTGGAGCGCCTCTCGACCCCCGAGGGTGGCCTGTATCGGGCTTGGCGCGAGGGCACGGCCAAGGTTCCAGGCTTCCTCGAGGACTACGCCTTCCTCGCCAACGCGTTGCTCGATCTCTACGAGTGCGGCTTCGATCAGCGTTATCTCGAACGCGCCACGCAGCTGGTCGAGCTGATCCTCGAGAAGTTCTGGGACGGCGGGCTCTACTTCACGCCCAGCGATGGCGAGCCGCTGGTGCACAGGCCACGCTCGCCGCACGACAATGCCTGGCCCTCGGGCACCTCGACCAGCGTGTTCGCTTTCTTACGGCTCTTCGAGCTAACCGGCCGCGAGCTTTACCGCGAGCGTGCCGAGCAGGTGTTCGCGATGTACCGCGCCGCAGCCGCCCAAAATCCCTTCGGCTTCGCCCATCTCCTGGCGGCGCAGGACTTCGTACAGCGTGGCCCGATCGGCATCGTCATCGCTGGCGAACGCTCCGCCGCCAGCACCTTGGTGGCGAGCCTGCAGCGCCGCTACCTGCCGGCACGCGTGCTGGCCTTTGCCGAGGATGTGCCCATCGGCATGGGCCGGCATACGCTCGCGGGGCAAGCCACCGCCTATGTGTGCCGAAACCGCACCTGCGAAGCCCCAGTGACCAGCGCCGTGGGGCTCCTAGAGCGCTGCCTGGAGTGA
- a CDS encoding extracellular solute-binding protein has translation MMLKALRYGAAGFALSCFTSLSAQADEPKQLFFYNWTDYYPVELLTKFEKETGIKVTMDGYDSNETLLAKLQAGGAAYDVIVPSHSIMRTLIEQDLLLEIDAPELANFQYVKPTFRDPSFDPGRKFSAPYLWGTTGFSYDSARVPGGKLDDSWKEFFEPRPELSGQLAALDTSSSVINAASHYLGVDECSENPQDAKRILELLEKQKPHLKMYSSDNTVDRMASGEVIMMQNWNGSTARATLQKSTIKYVYPREGVAMFQDNFAVPKSAPHPGNAKVFIDWMMKPENAAAVSNSIAYANGIESDKLLEAKWKVMDAINMPDEYAARLRPEKECSNKARELQDRIWSKLKG, from the coding sequence ATGATGTTGAAAGCACTGCGTTACGGGGCGGCCGGTTTCGCCCTGAGCTGTTTCACCAGCCTTTCCGCCCAGGCGGACGAGCCCAAGCAACTGTTCTTCTACAACTGGACCGATTATTACCCGGTCGAGCTCCTGACCAAGTTCGAAAAGGAGACCGGCATCAAGGTCACCATGGACGGCTACGACAGCAACGAGACCCTGCTGGCCAAGTTGCAGGCTGGCGGCGCCGCCTACGACGTGATAGTGCCGTCGCACTCGATCATGCGCACGTTGATCGAGCAGGATCTGCTGCTGGAAATCGACGCCCCGGAACTGGCCAACTTCCAGTACGTGAAACCGACTTTCCGCGATCCCTCTTTCGATCCGGGCCGCAAGTTTTCCGCGCCTTACCTGTGGGGCACCACCGGCTTCTCCTACGACAGCGCACGGGTGCCGGGCGGCAAGCTGGACGATTCCTGGAAGGAGTTCTTCGAACCGCGCCCAGAGCTGAGCGGCCAGCTCGCTGCACTGGATACCTCGAGCAGCGTGATCAACGCGGCCAGCCACTACCTGGGCGTCGACGAGTGCAGTGAAAACCCGCAAGACGCCAAGCGCATCCTCGAGCTGTTAGAGAAGCAGAAGCCACACCTGAAGATGTACAGCTCGGACAATACCGTCGACCGCATGGCCTCCGGTGAAGTGATCATGATGCAGAACTGGAACGGCTCCACCGCCCGCGCCACCCTGCAGAAGAGCACCATCAAATACGTCTACCCGCGTGAAGGCGTAGCCATGTTCCAGGACAACTTCGCCGTGCCCAAAAGCGCGCCGCATCCAGGCAACGCCAAGGTATTCATCGACTGGATGATGAAGCCTGAAAACGCCGCCGCCGTGTCCAACTCCATTGCCTATGCCAACGGTATCGAGAGCGACAAGCTGCTCGAAGCCAAGTGGAAGGTGATGGACGCCATCAACATGCCGGACGAATACGCCGCACGTCTGCGCCCGGAAAAAGAATGCAGCAACAAGGCCCGCGAGCTGCAAGACCGCATCTGGTCCAAGCTCAAGGGTTGA
- a CDS encoding flavin reductase family protein — MQSFDFSQLSAREKYKILIGSVVPRPIALVTTVDAEGRVNAAPFSFFNALSADPPILALGVENYSDQSPKDTTRNIQLNQEFTVNIVSDALVEAMNVCAVPFAPGFDELTAAGLTAIPGTRVGCPRIGEAPVALECRRMMALSIGQSREIILGEVLMVHVRDELIDPKTLYIDQIGLDAIGRMGGHGYARTRDYFDLPTRSLQAWNEEPGAGERLWPTAR, encoded by the coding sequence ATGCAGAGCTTCGACTTCAGCCAACTGAGCGCACGCGAGAAATACAAGATTCTGATCGGTAGCGTGGTGCCACGCCCTATCGCCCTGGTCACCACAGTGGATGCCGAAGGCCGGGTGAATGCCGCCCCCTTCAGCTTCTTCAACGCGCTCTCGGCCGACCCGCCAATCCTCGCCCTCGGTGTGGAGAACTACAGCGACCAGAGCCCCAAGGACACCACGCGCAATATCCAGCTAAACCAGGAATTCACCGTGAACATAGTCTCCGATGCTCTGGTGGAAGCCATGAATGTCTGCGCCGTGCCCTTCGCTCCGGGCTTCGACGAACTGACCGCCGCTGGGCTGACCGCTATACCCGGTACCCGCGTCGGCTGCCCGCGCATCGGCGAGGCGCCAGTGGCGCTGGAATGCCGGCGGATGATGGCGCTATCGATAGGCCAGTCGCGCGAGATCATCCTCGGCGAAGTGCTGATGGTTCATGTCCGCGACGAGCTGATTGACCCCAAGACCCTCTACATCGATCAGATCGGCCTGGATGCCATTGGCCGCATGGGTGGCCACGGCTACGCCCGCACCCGCGACTATTTCGACCTGCCGACCCGCTCGCTACAGGCCTGGAACGAAGAACCGGGCGCTGGTGAGCGCCTCTGGCCTACAGCCAGATAG
- the sufT gene encoding putative Fe-S cluster assembly protein SufT: MALDQPIPSIRLSDAAQRTLCDALAEGGGVWLRLKINQRFEHEFLFEPGAKEDVVVETAGITLLLDPASARRADGLFIDFVHELRGAGFKYDNPNQPGRAHLIELTRDCAATLIPRGENVQLAWGERVVVTQALGGSFTVKTARGQLARIAASDADALGLAVPQAGSQPEAAAAFNLGQVLDMLRTVYDPEIPVNVVDLGLIYQCQTQPLEGGGQRVEIKMSMTAPGCGMGDVLKEEARAKVQTIPGVTEVEVEIVWEPPWDQSRMSEAARLQLGLL, translated from the coding sequence ATGGCACTTGATCAGCCTATCCCCAGCATTCGCCTCAGCGACGCGGCGCAGCGAACCTTGTGCGACGCCCTGGCCGAAGGTGGTGGGGTCTGGCTGCGGCTCAAGATCAATCAGCGCTTCGAGCATGAGTTCCTCTTCGAGCCTGGCGCCAAGGAGGATGTCGTCGTCGAAACGGCCGGCATCACCCTGTTGCTCGATCCCGCCAGCGCGCGGCGAGCCGATGGCCTGTTCATCGACTTCGTGCACGAACTGCGCGGCGCCGGCTTCAAGTATGACAACCCGAACCAGCCAGGCCGCGCCCATCTGATCGAACTCACGCGAGACTGCGCGGCCACCCTGATTCCGCGTGGGGAGAATGTGCAACTGGCGTGGGGTGAGCGCGTCGTCGTGACCCAGGCGCTCGGCGGCAGCTTTACGGTCAAGACCGCCAGGGGCCAGCTCGCGCGGATTGCCGCCAGCGATGCCGACGCCCTGGGTCTGGCAGTACCCCAGGCGGGCAGTCAACCAGAGGCGGCCGCAGCCTTTAATCTAGGCCAGGTGCTCGACATGCTCCGAACCGTTTATGACCCGGAGATTCCGGTCAACGTGGTCGACCTCGGGCTGATCTACCAATGCCAAACTCAGCCGCTCGAAGGCGGCGGCCAGCGAGTCGAGATCAAGATGTCCATGACCGCGCCCGGTTGCGGGATGGGCGACGTGCTCAAGGAGGAGGCGCGGGCCAAGGTCCAGACGATCCCCGGCGTCACCGAGGTCGAGGTCGAGATCGTCTGGGAGCCACCCTGGGATCAAAGCCGCATGTCCGAAGCAGCCCGCCTGCAGCTTGGTCTGTTGTGA